The DNA sequence AATTATGATGAGTATTGGCAAGCGCGAGATGTACTGCAGCATCTAGGAAATACCAAACCAGCGACGTTAGTTGTGGGCGGTTGGTATGATACCGAAGATTTGTACGGTCCTTTGTATACCTATCAAACAATGTCGAACAAGAATAAAAAGGACCACGTCAAACTGGTTATGGGTCCTTGGTATCACGGCCAATGGAATAGTTCAGGTGGTGGCACTAAGCTAGGTGAAGCCCACTTTGGTTTTGATACTAGTAAGTGGTTTCAAGAAGAAGTTCAACTACCTTTCTTTAAGCAACACTTAAAAGACGGCGGAGACGCTAAATTAGCGACGGCAACAATTTTTGAAACTGGCGCAAATCGCTGGCGTAAGTTTGATGTGTGGCCACCTAAAAAGGCCAAGTCACAAACTTTATATTTGGCCGAAAATGAGTCTCTTAGTGTCAAAAAGGTCAACAGTGGCGCAAGCGAATACATCAGCGATCCGAACAAACCAGTACCACACTCTGCCAAGGTAAGTCGTGGTTGGGATCGTCCTTATATGGTCGAAGATCAGCGCTTTGCTGCTCGTCGTCCAGACGTTTTGGTGTTTGAGACCGAACCTTTAGAAGAAGACTTAACCATTGCTGGCCCGATTGATTTGGACTTATGGTTTTCGACGACACAAAGTGCCGCCGACATCGTCGTTAAACTGGTCGACGTATTTCCAGGAAAAGACGTAAACAACGATAAAGTCGACAGTAAAACAGGTAACCGTCATGAGTTGGTGCGTTGGAGTGTCATTCGTGGTCGTTTTCGTGACAGCATGAGCGAGCCAAAACCGTTTAAACCAAATACACCAGACCAGGTTAAATTTGAACTGTACGATGTGCTTCATACCTTTAAACGCGGTCACAGACTGCAAATTCAGGTTCAGAGCAGCATGTTCCCATTCATAGATATCAATCCACAAAAGTATGTGGAGAATATTTTTGAAGCCAAAGAAGAGGACTTTGTTAAGGCTTTCCACAAAATACATCACAGCCAAAAACACCCAAGTTCAATTAAATTCAAAACAATTGACTAAGCATGGAGTTGTGATTATTTGAGCACATTTACTTGACTCATTTTTAAAATTGACTAAATTGGATGTTTAGACGGCTAAACATCCAATTCGATTTGAGGCAAGTATGAAACCAGAAACTATCGCATTACACAGCGGCTATGAAAGTGAAGCCACGACCAAAGCAGCTACCACTCCAATTTATCAGACCACGTCTTTTACCTTTGATGACACTCAGCACGGCGCTGATCTGTTTGATCTTAAAGTCGCAGGTAATATCTACAGCCGAATTATGAATCCGACCAATGCGGTGCTAGAGCAGCGATTGACCGAGTTAGAAGGTGGTGTTGGAGCGTTAGCCGTGGCTTCAGGGATGGCGGCCATTCGTTACGCGATTGAGGCAATTGCTGATGTTGGCAGTAATATCGTTAGTGTTGGTCAAGTTTATGGTGGTACCTACAACTTATTTGCGCATACGTTTCCACGCCAAGGGATCCAAACCAAATTTGTCCAAGCTACAGACTATGAAGGTTTAGCCAATGCTATCGATGCGAATACTAAAGCGGTATTTTGTGAGTCGATAGGCAATCCAGCGGGTAATGTGGTTGATATTCAAAAGTGGGCCGACATTGCGCACGCCGCAGGGGTGCCTTTGATTGTGGATAACACAGTCGCTACACCAATTTTGTGTAAAGTCTTTGACCACGGTGCGGATATAGCCATTCACTCGTTAACCAAATACATTGGTGGTCATGGCACAACCGTAGGCGGGATCATTGTCGACTCAGGTAAGTTTGATTGGGCTGGCAACGCCGAACGTTTTCCTATGTTAACCACTCCAGATCCTAGCTATCACGGAGTAGTCTATACCGAAGCCTTGGGACCTGCTGCGTTTATCGGACGCTGCCGAGTGGTACCACTTCGAAATACCGGTGCCGCATTATCCGCACAAAGTGCATTTAACCTGTTACAAGGCCTCGAAACCTTAGCGCTTCGTATCGAACGTCACTGCGAAAATGCTGAAAAAGTTGCCGCGCACTTGCAGGCTCATCCAGCGGTATCTTGGGTTAATTATGCGGCGCTGCCAGACAATCAATATTATGAAACTTGCCAAAAAATCACTGGCGGTAAAGCCTCTGGTATCATCAGTTTTGGTTTGAAAGCGGAAAACTCAAGAGAAGCGGGTGGCAAGTTTATTGATGCGTTGCAACTTGTTTTGCGATTGGTGAATATTGGCGATGCTAAATCATTAGCGTGTCACCCGGCTAGTACGACACACCGACAACTTAACCCAGAAGAGCTGGCAGCAGCTGGTGTTAGCGAAGATATGGTTAGGATCTCTGTCGGTATCGAACACATTGATGACATCTTGGCAGACATAGATCAGGCGTTGGTGGCGAGCCAAGCGTAATAAAAAATCTTAAAAAATAAAAAGACCGACGCCAGTACATTTCATCCACTGCGTCGGTCTTTTAATTCGAGTCTTCTAATTTTGGCCTTTTGATTTTAGTGCTTTTTTAAAGGACAGTAATAACCGCGTCTTTATCAAGACGTACTTTTGGCAAACCGTGGTTCCAGTCTTCACCATCATTGGGTAAACACTTTTTAGATTTTGTTGATAATGGCTGTCGTGTATGGATATCGTTATCGTAACGATGCGTATTGTAATGCGCCGCACTTTCGTATAATTCGGTAGCTTGTTACCGTAAATGATGGTTGTTTTGTAATTGAACGGTAGATTTCTACCGAAATATTGCAAATATTGAAATCTAAACGGTAACAAACTACTGGGTGAATATTTCATTATTAAAATTTGACGGCGATATTTGTTTTGCCCCCATCTATGATTTTGCCCCTATGAAAGCCGATGAAGAAGGGATAACCCGTTTATTTAAGTGGGGACGAAATTGCGAAGTAGGTAGGCACGTTAATTTTGCAACCATTGCAGAGGAGCTTTCAGATTTTTGTGAGCCTAATGAAATGATTTTATTTTTGCGGCAACTGGCATAAAAATTAATCGACTTGCCTGAGCGATTGAAAAGATTACATTGCCCAAACGAGATATTA is a window from the Psychrosphaera ytuae genome containing:
- a CDS encoding CocE/NonD family hydrolase, which produces MRTLFSNTMLVILLVVSTLANATEKANPRADYIRANYTKYEYQIPMRDGVKLFTSVYIPNDDSKSYPMMFQRTPYRVAPYGASNYKRALGPSESFEKDGFIFVFQDVRGKFMSEGEFVNMRPQDAYKRGKKATDDATDTYDTIDWLVKNIPNNNGKVGMWGTSYPGYYTSVGSINAHPALKAISPQAPIADWFFDDFHRNGAFVIPMAFIFFDTFDKQRDDTHAAWPKGMDSVTPDGYQFFKELGPLTNVNKNYFKGTRPFWNEVIAHPNYDEYWQARDVLQHLGNTKPATLVVGGWYDTEDLYGPLYTYQTMSNKNKKDHVKLVMGPWYHGQWNSSGGGTKLGEAHFGFDTSKWFQEEVQLPFFKQHLKDGGDAKLATATIFETGANRWRKFDVWPPKKAKSQTLYLAENESLSVKKVNSGASEYISDPNKPVPHSAKVSRGWDRPYMVEDQRFAARRPDVLVFETEPLEEDLTIAGPIDLDLWFSTTQSAADIVVKLVDVFPGKDVNNDKVDSKTGNRHELVRWSVIRGRFRDSMSEPKPFKPNTPDQVKFELYDVLHTFKRGHRLQIQVQSSMFPFIDINPQKYVENIFEAKEEDFVKAFHKIHHSQKHPSSIKFKTID
- a CDS encoding O-acetylhomoserine aminocarboxypropyltransferase/cysteine synthase family protein; this translates as MKPETIALHSGYESEATTKAATTPIYQTTSFTFDDTQHGADLFDLKVAGNIYSRIMNPTNAVLEQRLTELEGGVGALAVASGMAAIRYAIEAIADVGSNIVSVGQVYGGTYNLFAHTFPRQGIQTKFVQATDYEGLANAIDANTKAVFCESIGNPAGNVVDIQKWADIAHAAGVPLIVDNTVATPILCKVFDHGADIAIHSLTKYIGGHGTTVGGIIVDSGKFDWAGNAERFPMLTTPDPSYHGVVYTEALGPAAFIGRCRVVPLRNTGAALSAQSAFNLLQGLETLALRIERHCENAEKVAAHLQAHPAVSWVNYAALPDNQYYETCQKITGGKASGIISFGLKAENSREAGGKFIDALQLVLRLVNIGDAKSLACHPASTTHRQLNPEELAAAGVSEDMVRISVGIEHIDDILADIDQALVASQA